CACAGTCctccaaaacaaatgtaaagGTAGGTCTATTTTAAagttcaaaacatttttttcatcattaacaACATTGTAAAGCAATGTTTTCCATGTCCAGGACTACCAAGCTGGAGACAGCCTCCATCGCATTGCTTTAAGGGAAATGAAGATCAACAATTCAAAGAGCAATGATACCTGGAGTGAATGTGTGTACTTTAGTGTCAAGCAGTAGCCTGGATGTGTTTCATCTTTGTCCCCATGGAACAGAACATGACCACTTTAGTGTCTCTTAAAAAGTGTAATTTGCTAGTTTTTGTAAATATGATTTTACCTGATTATGATCAGTTCCAAGGGACGCCATGTTGTTTTGTCACTAAGCAAGCCTTTGCAAAGACATAACATGAACTGCAATGATTTCCACTGTCTCTGTACCAAAAGGTTGCAAAAGACTGTACTCACTGAGTGCTTAATTCTACTCATTTCACATTGGAAGATGTACAACCTGCAAAAGTATTTCAAAAAGCAAAGCTGTTATCGTTCCCTTAACACAAACTGCTATCAGTTGGTGAGGTAAACTTGGTCCCTGGATGTAAATGCTGATATCCTGGCTCTGGACCCGTCTCCTGATTGGAACAGAGTCCAGTTCATCAGTCTTCAAAATCCTCATCACCAGCAAATACATAATAATTTTCTCTTTTGGTTCCCGATTGTGTACATAGTTTGGATTTATTTTGAGAGttgtcttttgtttcctttgcttCATGCTATAAAACAactgtaattaaaataaaaattagatCACATAGCGACTGCATGCCTCACACTCATTTACTAGCATCTTTTTATGTAGTAGTTTCCATGTGGTTGGCAGTACTGggataaaatatgaaaagagaAATGGCACTGAGAGATATGCACTTCTACTTTGCAAACTACTCTGTGGTTTCCAGGTAGTGCATCAGCATGTTCTCAGAAAAGGTAAGAGGAAGTCACTTGTATGCATTTCTGAGGTCAAGAGGCTCTATGCAGAATATTACGCTGTGAAAAAGAGTGAAAAtacctctttgtgtttcctttcACAAGTTTTTGCATGTAAGcaacacaaatgaaataaacatcaCCGTAGCAGGGTGGCAGCAGAAACTCAGGTATCTTAAATCTAAAGACAAAAAGCCGAAACTGTCTGCATGCCTGGATAAAATGCACCTATGTCAGAATTTTTGGGGTGAACTGATCTGTTATGTTGTGTTGTCCAGGAGGCCTGTGCCGCTGTCCAGTGCCTCACCTAGCTCTCAGCATTCATGTTGGTTCCAACGAGGAATCACATGCAGCACAGGGACTGTTGTCTATGAAATTTCCAATGAAACCACAGCCACAAAGTTCACAATCACAGCAGCCTATCATGATCTGCAAGGTGTTGCTGATAAACCAATCAGACCTAATGTAGGACTAAGTGGTGATTGTGAatccgctgctgctgctgctgcaatgGGTCAGATCTGAGAAAGCAGGCTAGATGATGGTGCACTCAATGTTTTCTTGCTCTTCTGTTTCTCGAAGTAACAAACTTTTGGAATTTGTACTTGTGGAACCAGAGAACTGAGGCTGTTCTGTTATGGCTTCAAACAGGATCAAGATGTCCTTTAAAGGAAGGTAACGTTTTAGTAGAAGTTATCTCATCTGATGAATAATTAGTCCCTGATCAAACTTAAGATGAACACAGAGCAAAGCTGCTTTGTAACGCAATTATTTTAAGTTGCTTTGGACAAAAGTGGCtgccaaatgaatgtaatgtctTCTAATGTCTAGTTTTGTATACATTTTTGATTAATGTAAAGCCTTATCCCGAAATCCCATGGGGCACATGTGTGGCACATTCCAGCTGTGGTCTGGTTGCCCTCCGTCCTCCGTGCAGCTTCATATGCGATAAATTGACTCGCTCCCATTTTTGGtcattatttcttcattttcatgcTTCTAACATAAGCAAGCTGGCTACATTTCTTTATTAgtctgtttaaatgtgtttctggtATGTACCATACCTACcattttgttgtgctgtagtcCACAAACAGCAGGCCAAAGTTCAAGTGTTTCTTCCATATCcatcttttttctcattttgtctcatcATGTTTAAAAACCCCCTAAATGGTTGATGTCTGGGCTGATTTACAAAGCCAATCAGGTGAGGCTAGATGAATAAGATGAGCCAATCAGATAGCTGACAGATGTGACATACTTTTGCACCAGTTGGCCGTGCGTGGCGGATCTGTCAAGGCTGCGTAGAAGACAAACCGAGAAGATGATGGCGTACCTTTTCAGTATTCCTCTGCTCATGTTCATATGTAAGTAACAAAAAACTTTTCATGTCGCTTTACACACATCAAAGTGTTGTACTTAGTCTTGTCTAGTCTTGTCACTCAGTTACTATCACATTAATAAAGCTGTAAGAACTACGGTTTGTTTCTGCAAGGACATTAagtattatttcatttcattcattttctttaatttggttaaaagaatatattttcCTATGTGGCTCACCTCATTCAGGTTTGTGAACCAAGAACTATGATACAGCTGCTGTTAAATAGACATTTCGCTTTACATCTTGCTCTATAATTCAACAATCTCTGTCCACCGTTCCTCTGGAAAGTGTGAAACTAAGTAAGAGTTTCCTTGCTGCCAACCTCATTGTGGTTAGGCTGTCTATTGCCATACAAATCTAAAGAGTTGATGACTGATGATGCCGATCTAAAAACAGGCCATGATGAAAGGTTTTTTTGCTTCACTGTGAAGCAGCCTATTGCATGGTGAGGATGATAAACCAATCAGGCCTCACAGATGTGTCCAAATAAAGGTCAAGTCTGTTGTTGCTTTAGTAAGTCAGAACTGttgtggaggagaagcagcatcAGTGAAGCAGACGGGATGGTGGTGTACTTTGTGAATGTTTTCCTGCTCTGGTCCCTGTgtaagtaaaaagaaaatccacttGTGGAATCTTGTCATGAGCGTCTTCACACACAAAGTTGATTATATTCTGTCTGTGTATCTACTCCAGGTGTCGCACATTCAAGTGAAGTCTCTCAGCCGGTTCCTTTCCAAGCTGTGGAGCTTGGAGACTCTGCTGCTATTGAATGTCACATaaagagtgaaatgaaaagaaggGTGTGGTACAAATTCACTACGGGGAAGAGACTCCAGCTTGTGGCAGAAATCCATTCTTTCTATAATCGGAGTAAATTTGCTGATGAATTACACCGTCGTTACTCCGTAAAATTTGATGAAATTAAGAATCACCTGAGAATATCTGCAACAACATGGGAAGACGTTGGAACGTACTTCTGTGGAGTGATGTACTTAAATTCTATCACATTTGGATCAGGAACCTATTTGATGGTGAAAGGTGTTCATTCTCTGTAGTTTCACATTGACAAATCCTTATTGTATCTCAAGGTATTTTCAACTGAGTGTAAACATAATGATCACAGGTCATTTGGTTTCTTTGTCAAGGTGCAAACATGATCAATGCTTCAGTTGTCCAGCAGCCAGAGGTTCAGTCAGTCCAGCCAGGAGACTCTGTGACTCTgaactgtacagtacacactggcCCCTGTGCAGCAGAACACACTAGTGTCATGTGGTTGAAAAACTCTGATCACACAGCTCCACAAATGATTTACACCTCTGGATACAAGAACGACATCAGCCAGAGGAGTGAGAGTGGAGAAAGCAGCTTGGTGTACGATCTTCTCATGAGGAACCTCAGCTCTGATGATGCTGGAACCTACTACTGTGTTGTGACTTTGTGTGGACAGACACAGTTTGGAAACGGGACCAGGATTAATATTCACAGTAAGACAGAAGCTGTTGCTACACATGTACAGTTTTAGCCCAAAATAGCTCCAATTCCTAGCAAAGAACATCATTGATATAAACAGGggaaatgttttactgtatcAAACCCTGTCAACACACAAGAACGTCTGTATCCAACACTGCTGCAAAACTGCAGATTGGGTCCAAAGGcaactaaactgaactgagctGAACTTTACTGAACAGGTAATTTGTCAAAATACCAGACACTCTTGTTCGAGCTTCTCCAATTTGAAGAtgtgctttttgtctttgtgagccaattatatttgggttttggactgatGGTCTAACAAAACATCTGACGGCATCATGTTGGACTCTGCAAAACATgttatagaccaaatgattaatcaaggAAATAATCTGCTGATTTATCcataataaaatcattttataacATTGTTATTGTAAATATAATGATACTAAAATCATTGTTATTTGCAGCCCTAAAGCAACATTTTAactttttgcattttacaaatgtatatgttgtgtgtggtgtggttaAGGTTATTATAGCTGTTTGGTTATGGAAAATAATCTACGGTTGATTTATGGTGAAGCTAGAGAACTAAAATACCTCAGTGGGTCTTGGTTCGGGTCAAGGTTTAGGGGTTAGAGCCCTGTGACCGGACACAAATTCCTAGAACACTGGGCTGCTGTATTAGAAGGGGGCATATATCAAAGCAACAGATATCCCAAATGAACTAAAACTATTTGTATGGCGATATGACAAGTATACAAGTTTTTTGGCcaactgaccctttaaatatCAGATACTGCACGACTTAGTGGCCAAAACTTGTCCTGCACTCAGTCCAGTTCGGTCCAACCAGTTGCGACAATCAAATCAGAAAATGCAAAAGACATTGCACTGTTAGTTCTTCATTTCAATTTTCAGAACAAATaatgttcatttatttctgtttaacGCAGACACTGACGATACCGAACAAGTGAGTCCAACTGTTGTTGCACTGATGCTGTCAAACATCATTCTTGGGATTGTGACACTCGTTCTTCTATGGACACTTTTCAAGAGATGTAGGAAAGACTCCGCAGGTATGTAAGACTGCCCATTGTATTGATCAGCTACGGAATCAGATCCTCTTTGCGTTTCGTACACAGTTACCTTTGACTCTTTCTTCAGAGAGAAGATCATCAGAAGTCAGTCAGGTAAGAGTTTGTCCAACTGAATGAGACCTGTTTGATTTGCACTACGTCTTTCTATGTCCAGTGTCcagacaaatgttttttaaattccaTTTCTGACAGACTGGTGATGCAGTTATCTATGCAGCTGTGAGTTCGGCCCCCAGAAGCCTCCCTTCCAGACGAGAAACGGTGAAATACAGTGGAGACTCTGTGGTCTATTCTGACGTCAAATACTGTCAGTAGAACCGGGAAACTTCATCACTGGAAGGCGGACAAACCAGGAAGAATAAACaatgaacaaaagaaagaagagacaaTAAGATCGAGTAAAAATGCCTTTTTACTCCCAAATGTGCATCTCCAGTTTAGTGCCATCTCACGTTTGCAGCTCACCTGGtatatttgtgatttgtgagTGAGGACTTGAACTTGCCAACAAGATTTTCTGTGATCTTTACCAGCCTACCTGTAATAGATTGGAAATGTCTTGCATTGATCGCTGCAGTTTTTCTGAACAAAGTAGTGCTGATGTTTTAGAGCATTTTGATTTAAGCACTTCATTTTCATAGACCTCTCTCTGTACCATGTGACATACTACACTTTGGTACTTGTGGACTATCCGAACATGGACATAATAAATTGCTATAACTGAGTAAACCTGCTCAATTTTCTTTGACCTGCTTTTCTGCAGTTGTAACACTGAGGTCATGAGGTCAGATCACAAGTCAAGCGATCTCTGGTTCACAGAGATAAGTCTGACTTTGGCTGAGAGGGAAAAGTGGCTctcataataaaaatatacaatacaaagaCCAATAATTGGCTGCATTTATAACTGGAGGTGTCCTGTCAGTTTTCCAGATGTCTCTTCTACAATGCTGGTCTATggagaaaatgcttttttaggctacagtggattttttttattgcaatacCGCACATGACCACAGCGAAAGAATTGGAAACAAGGCTGAGCAGAGCTCTGGTGTCCAGTTCTTCTAATGCATCCATGAGTCAATGCAAGATTGAAAAACCTAAAACATACATacaacctgttgtgaatgttgctgtgaagcttcttgttagagaacagcaactggtgcaggaagtactgaaacactgaacagttggacatgtgcattcaaaggtttagagaaggtcacattaagttcacctggaaaggttagaatgcattttaggttcatcctgaaatttcacctgaaagccgaatatcgctaacttttagtgagtagtgtataggTAATATATAGCTTCTATAATCGGCTACAGCATTATCAGAGAAAATAGGCCGGTGTTATGAATGTCAGTGTTGGAAGAGGTTGAAAATTGGCAGAATGTTCTTTTAAGAATAATTTAATGTGCAGAAACGGTCTTGTTGTCCGAGCAGTAACTTGTGCCTGCTGTGCAACTAAGAAACCTCATTGATTTTAAAGGGGCATTCTACCCAAATGAcagaatcattattattattttgctcATGTAACTGGTGTCAAATGCTCAGTCTGTAAAGTAAATTCTGTTTGTTCCAGAAGACAAAGCTGAAATATGCAGCAATGGATGCAAATATAGACAGAGCATCTGCAAAACCCCCCTCTGATCTATTAATATCTTCCTCTAACCAGAAATGTTTGCAGAGGGTGCGACCATTAAACAAGCCAGCTCTCAGCAGTTGA
The sequence above is a segment of the Pempheris klunzingeri isolate RE-2024b chromosome 23, fPemKlu1.hap1, whole genome shotgun sequence genome. Coding sequences within it:
- the LOC139223268 gene encoding signal-regulatory protein beta-2-like, with product MVVYFVNVFLLWSLCVAHSSEVSQPVPFQAVELGDSAAIECHIKSEMKRRVWYKFTTGKRLQLVAEIHSFYNRSKFADELHRRYSVKFDEIKNHLRISATTWEDVGTYFCGVMYLNSITFGSGTYLMVKGANMINASVVQQPEVQSVQPGDSVTLNCTVHTGPCAAEHTSVMWLKNSDHTAPQMIYTSGYKNDISQRSESGESSLVYDLLMRNLSSDDAGTYYCVVTLCGQTQFGNGTRINIHNTDDTEQVSPTVVALMLSNIILGIVTLVLLWTLFKRCRKDSAERRSSEVSQTGDAVIYAAVSSAPRSLPSRRETVKYSGDSVVYSDVKYCQ